Proteins from one Rhinopithecus roxellana isolate Shanxi Qingling chromosome 20, ASM756505v1, whole genome shotgun sequence genomic window:
- the CACNA1H gene encoding voltage-dependent T-type calcium channel subunit alpha-1H isoform X5, translating to MTEGARAADEVRVPLGAPPPGPAAAVGASPESPGAPGGEAEQGSEPGVSPPESPAAERGAELGADEEQRVPYPALAATVFFCLGQTTRPRSWCLRLVCNPWFEHVSMLVIMLNCVTLGMFRPCEDVECGSERCNILEAFDAFIFTFFAVEMVIKMVALGLFGQKCYLGDTWNRLDFFIVVAGMMEYSLDGHNVSLSAIRTVRVLRPLRAINRVPSMRILVTLLLDTLPMLGNVLLLCFFVFFIFGIVGVQLWAGLLRNRCFLDSAFVRNNNLTFLRPYYQTEEGEENPFICSSRRDNGMQKCSHIPSRRELRVPCTLGWEAYVQPQAEGVGATRNACINWNQYYNVCRSGDSNPHNGAINFDNIGYAWIAIFQVITLEGWVDIMYYVMDAHSFYNFIYFILLIIVGSFFMINLCLVVIATQFSETKQRESQLMREQRARHLSNDSTLASFSEPGSCYEELLKYVGHIFRKVKRRSLRLYARWQSRWHKKVDPSAVQGQGPGHRQRRAGRHTASVHHLVYHHHHHHHHHYHFSHSSPRRPGPEPGACDTRLVRAGASPSPPSPGSRPPDAESVHSIYHADCHIEGPQERAQVAHAAATAAASLKLATGLGTMNYPTILPSGMGSGKGSTSPGPKGKWASGPPGTGGHSPLSLYSPDPYEKIQHVVGEHGLGQAPGHLSGLSVPCPLPSPAAGTLTCELKSCPYCTRALEDPEGELSGSESGDSDGRGIYEFTQDVRHGDRRDPMQPPPAMDTPGPGSPRRRAQQRAAPGEPGRLGHLWATFSGKLRRIVDSKYFSRGIMMAILVNTLSMGVEYHEQPEELTHALEISNIVFTSMFALEMLLKLLACGPLGYIRNPYNIFDGIIVVISVWEIVGQADGGLSVLRTFRLLRVLKLVRFLPALRRQLVVLVKTMDNVATFCTLLMLFIFIFSILGMHLFGCKFSLKTDTGDTVPDRKNFDSLLWAIVTVFQILTQEDWNVVLYNGMASTSSWAALYFVALMTFGNYVLFNLLVAILVEGFQAEGDANRSDTDEDKTSVHFEEDFHKLRELQTTELKMCSLAVTPNGHLEGRGSLSPPLIMCTAATPMPTPKSSPYLDADPSLPDSRRGSSSSGDPPLGDQKPPASLRSSPCAPWGPNGAWSSRRSSWSSLGRAPSLKRRSQCGERESLLSGEGKGSTDDEAEDGRATPGPRATPLRRAESLDPRPLRPAPLPPTKCRDCNGQMVALPSEFFLRVDSHREDAAELDDDLEDSCCFRLHKVLEPYKPQWCRSREAWALYLFSPQNRFRVACQKIIMHKMFDHVVLVFIFLNCVTIALERPDIDPGSTERVFLSVSNYIFTAIFVAEMMVKVVALGLLSGEHAYLQSSWNLLDGLLVLVSLVDIVVAMASAGGAKILGVLRVLRLLRTLRPLRVISRAPGLKLVVETLISSLRPIGNIVLICCAFFIIFGILGVQLFKGKFYYCEGGDTRNISTKAQCRAAHYRWVRRKYNFDNLGQALMSLFVLSSKDGWVNIMYDGLDAVGVDQQPVQNHNPWMLLYFISFLLIVSFFVLNMFVGVVVENFHKCRQHQEAEEARRREEKRLRRLERRRRKAQRRPYYADYSPTRRSIHSLCTSHYLDLFITFIICVNVITMSMEHYNQPKSLDEALKYCNYVFTIVFVFEAALKLVAFGFRRFFKDRWNQLDLAIVLLSLMGITLEEIEMSAALPINPTIIRIMRVLRIARVLKLLKMATGMRALLDTVVQALPQVGNLGLLFMLLFFIYAALGVELFGRLECSEDNPCEGLSRHATFSNFGMAFLTLFRVSTGDNWNGIMKDTLRECTREDKHCLSYLPALSPVYFVTFVLVAQFVLVNVVVAVLMKHLEESNKEAREGAELDAEIELALAQGPRGARRVDADRPPSPQESPDARDTPNLLVARKVSVSRMLSLPNDSYMFRPVVPASAPHPRPLQEVEMETYGASTPLDSIASAHSPPAESCASLQIPLAVSSPARSSETLHALSPRGAARSPSLSRLLCRQEAVRADSLEGQIDGPRDTLDPAETGEKTLVRPVSQGGSLQSPPRSPRPASIRTRKHTFGQRCVSSRTAAPGGEEAEASDPADEEVSHITSSACPWQPVAEPQGPEASPVAGGERDLRRLYSVDAQGFLDKPGRVDEQWRPSAELGSGEPGEAKAWGPEAEPSLGARRKKKMSPPCISVEPPAEDEGSARPPAAEGGSTTLRRRTPSCEATPHRDSLEPTEGSGTGGDPAAKGERWGQASCRAEHLTVPSFAFEPLDLGGPSGDPFLDGGHSVIPEPRASSSGATVPLEPPETEPPVPVSDPPEKRRGLYLTVPQCPLEKPGSPSATPAPGDGTDDPV from the exons GCCTTTGACGCCTTCATTTTCACCTTTTTCGCGGTGGAGATGGTCATCAAGATGGTGGCTTTGGGGCTGTTCGGGCAGAAATGTTACCTGGGTGACACGTGGAACAGGCTGGATTTCTTCATCGTCGTGGCGGG CATGATGGAGTACTCGTTGGATGGACACAACGTGAGCCTCTCGGCTATCAGGACCGTGCGGGTGCTGCGGCCTCTCCGTGCTATCAATCGCGTGCCGA GCATGCGAATCCTGGTCACTCTGCTGCTGGACACGCTGCCCATGCTCGGGAACGTCCTTCTGCTCTGCTTCTTCGTCTTCTTCATTTTCGGCATCGTTGGCGTCCAGCTCTGGGCTGGCCTCCTGCGGAACCGCTGCTTCCTGGACAGTGCCTTTGTCAG GAACAACAACCTGACCTTCCTGCGGCCGTACTACCAGACGGAGGAGGGCGAGGAGAACCCGTTCATCTGCTCCTCGCGCCGAGACAACGGCATGCAGAAGTGCTCGCACATCCCCAGCCGCCGCGAGCTACGTGTGCCCTGCACACTGGGCTGGGAGGCCTACGTGCAGCCACAGGCCGAGGGGGTGGGCGCCACGCGCAATGCCTGCATCAACTGGAACCAGTATTACAACGTGTGCCGCTCGGGTGACTCCAACCCCCACAACGGTGCCATCAACTTCGACAACATTGGCTACGCCTGGATCGCCATCTTCCAG GTGATCACGCTGGAAGGCTGGGTGGACATCATGTACTACGTCATGGACGCCCACTCGTTCTACAATTTCATCTATTTCATCCTGCTCATCATC GTGGGCTCCTTCTTCATGATCAACCTGTGCCTGGTGGTGATTGCCACGCAGTTCTCAGAGACAAAGCAGCGGGAGAGCCAGCTGATGCGGGAGCAGCGGGCGCGCCACCTATCCAACGACAGCACACTGGCCAGCTTCTCTGAGCCTGGCAGCTGCTACGAAGAGCTGCTGAAGTATGTGGGCCACATATTCCGCAAGGTCAAGCGGCGCAGCTTGCGCCTCTATGCCCGCTGGCAGAGCCGCTGGCACAAGAAGGTGGACCCTAGCGCTGTGCAAGGCCAGGGTCCCGGGCACCGCCAGCGCCGGGCGGGCAGGCACACAGCCTCAGTGCACCACCTGgtctaccaccatcaccaccaccaccaccaccactaccatttCAGCCACAGCAGCCCCCGCAGGCCCGGCCCTGAGCCAGGCGCCTGCGACACCAGGCTGGTGCGGGCCGGTGCGTCTCCCTCACCACCCTCCCCAGGCAGCAGACCACCCGACGCAGAGTCTGTGCACAGCATCTACCATGCCGACTGCCACATAGAGGGGCCGCAGGAGAGGGCCCAGGTGGCACATGCCGCCGCCACCGCTGCCGCCAGCCTCAAACTGGCCACGGGGCTGGGCACCATGAACTACCCCACCATCCTGCCCTCAGGGATGGGCAGCGGCAAAGGCAGCACCAGCCCCGGACCCAAAGGGAAGTGGGCCAGTGGGCCACCAGGCACTGGGGGGCACAGCCCCTTGAGCTTGTATAGCCCCGATCCCTACGAGAAGATCCAGCATGTGGTCGGGGAGCATG GACTGGGCCAGGCCCCTGGCCATCTGTCAGGCCTCAGCGTGCCCTGCCCCCTGCCCAGCCCCGCAGCAGGCACACTGACCTGTGAGCTGAAGAGCTGCCCGTACTGCACCCGTGCCCTGGAGGACCCAGAGGGGGAGCTCAGTGGCTCAGAGAGTGGAGACTCAGATGGTCGTGGCATCTACGAATTCACACAGGACGTCCGGCACGGTGACCGCCGGGATCCCATGCAACCACCCCCTGCGATGGACACACCAGGCCCAGGCAGCCCCCGGCGGCGGGCACAGCAGAGGGCAGCCCCGGGCGAGCCAGGCAGGCTGGGCCACCTCTGGGCTACCTTCAGCGGCAAGCTGCGCCGCATCGTGGACAGCAAGTACTTCAGCCGTGGTATCATGATGGCCATCCTCGTCAACACGCTGAGCATGGGCGTGGAGTACCATGAGCAG CCCGAGGAACTGACTCACGCCCTGGAGATCAGCAACATTGTGTTCACCAGCATGTTCGCCTTGGAAATGTTGCTGAAACTGCTGGCCTGTGGCCCTCTGGGTTACATCCGGAACCCGTACAACATCTTTGACGGCATCATCGTGGTCATCAG CGTCTGGGAGATCGTGGGGCAGGCGGACGGCGGTTTGTCTGTGCTGCGCACCTTCCGGCTGCTTCGTGTGCTGAAGCTGGTGCGCTTCCTGCCAGCGCTGCGGCGCCAGCTTGTGGTACTGGTGAAGACCATGGACAACGTGGCCACCTTCTGCACGCTGCTCATGCTCTTCATTTTTATCTTCAG CATCCTGGGCATGCACCTCTTCGGCTGCAAGTTTAGCCTGAAGACAGACACCGGAGACACCGTGCCCGACAGAAAGAACTTCGACTCCCTGCTGTGGGCCATCGTCACCGTGTTCCAG ATCCTGACCCAGGAGGACTGGAACGTGGTCCTGTACAACGGCatggcctccacctcctcctgggCCGCCCTCTACTTCGTGGCCCTCATGACCTTCGGCAACTACGTGCTTTTCAACCTGCTGGTCGCCATCCTTGTGGAGGGCTTTCAGGCGGAG GGTGACGCCAACAGATCCGACACGGACGAGGACAAGACGTCGGTCCACTTCGAGGAGGACTTCCACAAGCTCAGAGAGCTCCAGACCACAG AGCTGAAGATGTGCTCCCTGGCCGTGACCCCCAACGGGCACCTGGAGGGACGAGGCAGCCTGTCCCCTCCCCTCATCATGTGCACAGCGGCCACACCCATGCCTACTCCCAAGAGCTCGCCATACCTGGACGCAGACCCCAGCCTCCCAGACTCTCGGCGTGGCAGCAGCAGCTCCGGAGACCCGCCCCTGGGAGACCAGAAGCCTCCG GCCAGCCTCCGAAGTTCTCCCTGCGCCCCCTGGGGCCCCAATGGTGCCTGGAGCAGCCGGCGTTCCAGCTGGAGCAGCCTGGGCCGTGCCCCCAGCCTCAAGCGCCGCAGCCAGTGCGGGGAACGTGAGTCCTTGCTGTCCGGCGAGGGCAAGGGCAGTACTGACGACGAAGCCGAGGACGGCAGGGCCACACCCGGGCCCCGTGCCACCCCACTGCGGCGGGCCGAGTCTCTGGACCCACGGCCGCTCCGGCCGGCCCCCCTCCCACCTACCAAGTGTCGCGACTGCAACGGGCAGATGGTGGCCCTGCCCAGCGAGTTCTTCCTACGCGTCGACAGCCACCGGGAGGATGCGGCCGAGCTTGACGACGACTTGGAGGAT AGCTGCTGCTTCCGCCTGCACAAAGTTCTGGAGCCCTACAAGCCCCAGTGGTGCCGGAGCCGGGAGGCCTGGGCCCTCTACCTCTTTTCCCCACAGAACCG GTTCCGCGTCGCCTGCCAGAAGATCATCATGCACAAGATGTTTGATCACGTGGTCCTCGTCTTCATCTTCCTCAACTGTGTCACCATTGCCCTGGAGAGGCCTGACATTGACCCCGGCAGCACC GAGCGGGTCTTCCTCAGCGTCTCCAATTACATCTTCACGGCCATCTTCGTGGCGGAGATGATGGTGAAG GTGGTGGCTCTGGGGCTGCTCTCGGGCGAGCACGCCTacctccagagcagctggaacCTGCTGGATGGGCTGCTGGTGCTGGTGTCCCTGGTCGACATCGTCGTGGCCATGGCCTCGGCTGGTGGCGCCAAGATCCTGGGCGTTCTGCGCGTGCTGCGTCTGCTGCGGACCTTGCGGCCTCTGAG GGTCATCAGCCGGGCCCCGGGCCTCAAGCTGGTGGTGGAGACGCTGATTTCGTCACTCAGGCCCATCGGGAACATCGTCCTCATCTGCTGCGCCTTCTTCATCATTTTTGGCATCTTGGGTGTGCAG CTCTTCAAAGGGAAGTTCTACTACTGCGAGGGTGGCGACACCAGGAACATTTCCACCAAGGCGCAGTGCCGGGCCGCCCACTACCGCTGGGTGAGGCGCAAGTACAACTTCGACAACCTGGGCCAG GCCCTGATGTCGCTGTTCGTGCTGTCGTCCAAGGATGGCTGGGTGAATATCATGTATGACGGGCTGGACGCCGTCGGTGTGGACCAGCAG CCCGTGCAGAACCACAACCCCTGGATGCTGCTGTACTTCATCTCCTTCCTGCTCATCGTCAGCTTCTTCGTGCTCAACATGTTCGTGGGCGTTGTGGTCGAGAACTTCCACAAATGCCGGCagcaccaggaggcagaggaggcgcGGCGGCGTGAGGAGAAGCGGCTGCGGCGCCTGGAGAGGAGGCGCAGGA AGGCCCAGCGCCGGCCCTACTATGCCGACTACTCGCCCACCCGCCGCTCCATTCACTCGCTGTGCACCAGCCACTATCTCGACCTTTTCATCACCTTCATTATCTGCGTCAACGTCATCACCATGTCCATGGAGCACTATAACCAACCGAAG TCTCTGGACGAGGCCCTCAAGTACTGCAACTACGTGTTCACCATCGTGTTTGTCTTCGAGGCTGCACTGAAGCTGGTGGCATTTGGGTTCCGTCGGTTCTTCAAGGACAG GTGGAACCAGCTGGACCTGGCCATCGTGCTGCTGTCACTCATGGGCATCACGCTGGAGGAGATAGAGATGAGCGCCGCGCTGCCCATCAACCCCACCATCATCCGCATCATGCGTGTCCTCCGCATCGCCCGGG TGCTGAAGCTGCTGAAGATGGCCACGGGCATGCGCGCCCTGCTGGACACCGTCGTGCAAGCCCTGCCCCAG GTGGGCAACCTGGGCCTTCTTTTCATGCTCCTGTTTTTTATCTATGCTGCGCTGGGAGTggagctgttcgggaggctgg AGTGCAGCGAAGACAACCCGTGCGAGGGCCTGAGCAGGCATGCCACCTTCAGCAACTTCGGCATGGCCTTCCTCACGCTGTTCCGCGTGTCCACGGGGGACAACTGGAACGGGATCATGAAG GACACGCTGCGCGAGTGCACCCGTGAGGACAAGCACTGCTTGAGCTACCTGCCAGCCCTGTCGCCCGTCTACTTCGTGACCTTCGTGCTGGTGGCGCAGTTCGTGCTGGTGAACGTGGTGGTGGCCGTGCTCATGAAGCACCTGGAGGAAAGCAACAAGGAGGCGCGCGAGGGCGCGGAGCTGGACGCCGAGATCGAGCTGGCGCTGGCGCAGGGCCCCAGGGGTGCACGCCGGGTGGATGCAGACAGGCCTCCCTCACCCCAGGAGAGTCCGGATGCCAGGGACACCCCAAACCTCCTGGTCGCACGCAAGGTGTCCGTGTCCAGGATGCTCTCGCTGCCCAACGACAGCTACATGTTCCGGCCCGTGGTGCCCGCCTCGGCGCCCCACCCCCGCCCGCTGCAGGAGGTGGAGATGGAGACCTATGGGGCCAGCACCCCCTTGG ACTCCATTGCCTCTGCACACTCGCCGCCCGCGGAGTCTTGTGCCTCCCTCCAGATCCCATTGGCTGTGTCGTCCCCAGCCAGGAGCAGCGAGACCCTCCATGCCCTGTCCCCTCGGGGTGCAGCCCGCTCCCCCAGCCTCAGCCGGCTGCTCTGCAGACAG GAGGCTGTACGCGCCGATTCCTTGGAAGGGCAGATTGACGGCCCTAGGGACACCCTGGACCCTGCGGAGACTGGCGAGAAAACCCTGGTGAGGCCGGTGTCCCAGGGGGGCTCCCTGCAGTCTCCCCCACGCTCCCCACGGCCCGCCAGCATCCGCACCCGGAAGCACACCTTCGGACAGCGCTGTGTCTCCAGCCGGACGGCAGCCCCGGGTGGAGAGGAGGCCGAGGCCTCGGACCCAGCCGACGAGGAGGTCAGCCACATCACCAGCTCCGCCTGCCCCTGGCAGCCCGTGGCCGAGCCCCAGGGCCCCGAAGCCTCTCCAGTGGCCGGCGGCGAGCGGGACCTGCGCAGGCTCTACAGCGTGGACGCTCAGGGCTTCCTGGACAAGCCGGGCCGGGTGGACGAGCAGTGGCGGCCCTCGGCGGAGCTGGGCAGCGGGGagcctggggaggccaaggcctggGGCCCCGAGGCCGAGCCCTCTCTGGGTGCGCGCAGAAAGAAGAAGATGAGCCCCCCCTGCATCTCGGTGGAACCCCCTGCGGAGGATGAGGGCTCCGCGCGGCCCCCCGCAGCGGAGGGCGGCAGCACCACCCTGAGGCGCAGAACCCCATCCTGTGAGGCCACCCCTCACCGGGACTCCCTGGAGCCCACAGAGGGCTCAGGCACCGGAGGGGACCCTGCAGCCAAGGGGGAGCGCTGGGGCCAGGCCTCCTGCCGGGCCGAGCACCTGACCGTCCCCAGCTTTGCCTTCGAGCCGCTGGACCTCGGCGGCCCCAGTGGAGACCCTTTCTTGGACGGTGGCCACAGCGTGATCCCAGAACCCAGAGCTTCCTCTTCAGGGGCCACAGTGCCCTTGGAACCCCCGGAAACAGAGCCTCCCGTGCCCGTCAGTGACCCCCCAGAGAAGAGGCGGGGGCTGTACCTCACAGTCCCCCAGTGTCCTCTGGAGAAACCAGGGTCCCCCTCAGCCACCCCTGCCCCAGGGGATGGTACAGATGACCCCGTGTAG